A stretch of Patagioenas fasciata isolate bPatFas1 chromosome 4, bPatFas1.hap1, whole genome shotgun sequence DNA encodes these proteins:
- the ZNF518B gene encoding zinc finger protein 518B — translation MQLKKMREILPTLYPGQVNDKNNSLTTSPKQSSEDKPNPSKGDDDHNCCYQGTEAENSKLTLISCIKCRSVQKISVQDIEKHKNLGWTEDKNFICKKCSHITSPAFHFVPEGASAVDFEKRGKKCPSKTQKTFKVKNFLPGKYYCDKCRFSTKDPLQYKKHVGQHEEIKFICSHCSYISYTKGEFQRHLVKHTGTFPYQCEYCEYGAVRHDYIVKHTRRVHETPTKRLSNATTNHKQKKSCLPSQSTLFKKQKCDKIPYQNELSSSSSNMVCEIPDKVAKPVSLSHDVECNVNTASVQDKTILQPSEISVCENQSVEVEVYSPKMEPLQPGMPLTVIAPSELVVPSNCLAQIVEIKIVNGAQQLVLKLIPMKEATYKPANGAEEELENQRIEQSVEGKRTSSVSQNELLTMEVNVDKLSSVSNQHNVDGMYDKNSECLCSSDSQLSDCNSVSIQRDDVSKLCFHLVKGIDVRSGVIELCSQSLVMNSTEKKSDHKSSRCEVDGKNNLHDDLQHYEEAVDIPPPKYAAISEGISSKNISVEAAQEGKNCPSSAVLKQKDTLPPKRDAKECRSLPVNSTETYSVGKSFDKKSVTSSEAGKNFHVTKTPPCEATTFDFSKVKRAETISQKNNLLLDSLELQKMENKGNPFEGPIISSVFSLSSGAENVPEGVRWDDTTCSKKTATLLCRKIAQLMSAAESNMKSMPLRCHASSKKALYPQENSASCERVVYATEVEQSESLSQVHGENSVISSEEHSEDQLLTFARTSKSRVTKNSHVATPVFIPKGTVLRVLNATSSQNSNGLENRSETPAPSAYCNEMFLPRPVPVSVSETLGSNLPCLHDQSELTAQPRVISLRQRPKREASAKNNSKQTGVPFQKNSNVSKQSKPYSKSQPGPKKKVKRVGTRELPKRKARTRSDTSSSSDMSYLLTARRLRLVPLRMNQLIKCPRRNQPVVVLNHPDVDSPEIINVMKTINKYKGQVLKVVLSERTSRCLGARRYRNRLTLQNGETGSQVKKENMLKMKLKKTHKNNYQVVETSPAETLQCMFKCWFCGRVYMDQEEWVSHGQRHLIEATKGWDVLSLPAKKQ, via the coding sequence ATGCAGTTGAAAAAAATGAGGGAAATTTTACCAACGTTGTACCCTGGCCAAGTTAATGATAAAAATAATTCCTTAACAACATCCCCAAAGCAATCTTCTGAGGATAAACCAAATCCATCAAAAGGGGATGATGACCACAACTGCTGTTACCAAGGGACTGAGGCTGAGAATAGTAAGTTGACACTGATAAGCTGTATAAAATGCAGAAGTGTTCAGAAAATTTCAGTGCAAGATATAGAAAAGCATAAGAATCTTGGGTGGACTGAAGACAAAAATTTTATCTGCAAGAAGTGTAGTCATATTACATCACCAGCTTTCCATTTTGTTCCTGAGGGTGCCAGTGCTGTAGACTTTGAAAAACGTGGAAAAAAATGCCCAAGTaaaacccagaaaacatttaaagtTAAAAACTTTCTGCCAGGTAAATACTACTGTGATAAATGTAGATTTTCTACAAAGGATCCTTTGCAGTATAAAAAGCATGTAGGTCAACATgaagaaattaaatttatttgttCCCACTGTAGTTATATATCCTACACCAAAGGAGAATTCCAGAGACATTTGGTGAAACACACTGGAACTTTTCCATATCAGTGTGAATACTGTGAATATGGTGCTGTTAGACATGACTATATAGTGAAACACACAAGAAGAGTACATGAAACACCCACAAAACGGCTGTCAAATGCTaccacaaaccacaaacaaaagaagTCTTGCTTGCCGAGTCAAAGCACTTTATTCAAAAAGCAGAAATGTGATAAAATTCCTTATCAGAATGAACTTTCAAGTTCTTCTTCAAATATGGTTTGTGAGATTCCAGATAAAGTAGCTAAGCCAGTCTCTTTGTCTCATGATGTAGAATGTAATGTAAATACAGCATCAGTCCAGGATAAAACGATATTGCAGCCATCTGAAATAAGTGTATGTGAGAATCAAAGTGTGGAAGTTGAGGTTTATTCACCAAAAATGGAGCCTTTACAACCTGGGATGCCTTTAACAGTAATTGCACCGTCTGAACTTGTAGTTCCTTCTAACTGTTTAGCTCAGATAGTAGAGATTAAAATAGTGAATGGAGCACAACAGCTGGTTCTCAAATTAATTCCTATGAAAGAAGCAACTTACAAACCTGCAAATGGTGCTGAAGAGGAGCTTGAGAATCAACGTATAGAACAATCAGTGGAAGGAAAAAGGACGTCTTCTGTGTCTCAAAATGAGTTGCTAACCATGGAAGTGAATGTAGACAAATTATCCAGTGTTAGTAACCAGCATAATGTGGATGGTATGTATGACAAGAATTCTGAATGTCTTTGTTCTTCTGATTCTCAGCTCTCGGACTGTAACTCTGTATCTATACAGAGGGATGATGTGTCAAAATTATGCTTTCATTTGGTGAAAGGTATTGATGTCCGTTCAGGTGTTATAGAACTTTGTTCTCAATCTCTGGTCATGAatagtactgaaaaaaaaagtgatcataAATCCTCAAGGTGTGAAGTAGATGGAAAAAATAACTTGCATGATGACTTACAACATTATGAAGAAGCTGTGGATATACCCCCTCCAAAATATGCTGCTATTTCTGAAGGTATAAGTTCCAAGAACATTTCAGTAGAGGCTGCTCAGGAGGGCAAAAATTGCCCTTCTTCTGCAGTCCTTAAACAAAAGGATACATTGCCTCCGAAGAGGGATGCTAAAGAATGTAGGAGTCTGCCAGTCAACTCTACAGAAACGTATTCGGTTGGTAAGAGTTTTGATAAAAAATCTGTTACATCTTCTGAAGCGGGAAAAAACTTTCATGTCACCAAAACTCCACCTTGCGAGGCCACGACTTTTGACTTCAGCAAAGTAAAGAGAGCTGAAACCATAAGTCAAAAGAACAATCTTCTTCTGgattcattagaactacagaaaatggaaaataaaggcaACCCCTTTGAGGGACCTATTATTTCATCTGTATTTTCTCTTAGCTCTGGGGCTGAAAATGTTCCAGAGGGTGTCAGGTGGGATGACACAACTTGCAGTAAGAAGACGGCAACGTTGCTGTGTAGAAAGATTgctcagctcatgtctgctgCTGAATCCAACATGAAATCCATGCCTTTGAGATGTCACGCTTCTAGTAAAAAGGCGCTTTACCCTCAAGAAAATTCAGCAAGCTGTGAGAGGGTCGTTTATGCCACAGAAGTGGAGCAGTCTGAATCTTTGTCTCAAGTGCATGGTGAAAACTCTGTGATTAGTAGCGAAGAACACAGTGAAGATCAGCTGCTTACATTTGCAAGAACATCTAAAAGCAGGGTAACTAAAAATTCCCATGTTGCTACTCCAGTGTTCATCCCCAAAGGGACAGTACTGAGAGTGCTGAATGCTACTAGCAGTCAAAACTCAAACGGACTAGAAAACAGGAGTGAAACACCAGCTCCTTCTGCATATTGCAATGAAATGTTTCTGCCTCGCCCAGTTCCTGTGAGTGTTTCTGAGACACTTGGCAGTAATTTGCCATGTTTGCATGATCAGAGCGAACTGACTGCACAGCCCCGAGTTATATCACTCAGGCAAAGACCAAAGCGAGAGGCAAGTGCTAAAAATAATAGCAAACAAACTGGTGTACCATTTCAGAAAAACAGTAATGTGAGTAAGCAAAGCAAACCCTATTCAAAAAGTCAACCAGGTCCCAAAAAAAAGGTGAAACGAGTGGGCACCAGGGAACTTCCTAAGAGGAAAGCAAGGACTCGGTCAGACACCAGTTCAAGTTCAGACATGTCGTATCTGTTGACAGCAAGGCGTCTTCGGCTTGTCCCTCTGAGAATGAACCAGCTGATAAAGTGCCCTCGTCGTAACCAGCCAGTTGTGGTACTGAACCATCCTGATGTTGACTCACCAGAAATAATTAATGTCATGAAGACTATCAACAAGTATAAAGGTCAAGTCCTAAAAGTAGTTCTATCAGAAAGGACAAGTAGGTGTCTTGGTGCCAGACGTTATCGAAACCGTCTTACTCTTCAAAATGGTGAGACAGGAAGTCAAGTGAAAAAGGAGAATATGctaaaaatgaaactaaaaaaGACCCATAAAAACAACTACCAGGTGGTGGAAACTTCACCAGCTGAAACACTTCAGTGTATGTTTAAGTGTTGGTTTTGTGGAAGAGTATATATGGACCAAGAAGAATGGGTAAGTCATGGACAGAGGCACTTGATAGAGGCCACCAAGGGTTGGGATGTTCTTTCTCTTCCAGCAAAAAAGCAATGA